Proteins from a genomic interval of Fusarium oxysporum Fo47 chromosome I, complete sequence:
- a CDS encoding class II aldolase/adducin N-terminal yields MSTEQRPTGDALITSEDPNHPANLIPSLCAKFWTLGWVTGTGGGCSIRDDDLVYIAPSGVQKELMKNTDIYVMALSEQDPNHNKLNQRTYLRSPPCYKPSQCTPLFLAAFTRRGAGCCIHTHSQWAVLVTLLLESQGPGKDRVFEINNIEQIKGFGRGMNKTGNLGYHDTLRIPVIENTPHEEDLTEYLEEAMDKYPDTYAVLVRRHGVYVWGDNVHKAKTQCESLDYLFQLAVEMKKLGLPWISEVEQIAPQRT; encoded by the exons ATGTCAACTGAGCAACGCCCAACTGGCGATGCCCTCATTACTTCCGAGGACCCGAACCACCCTGCTAACCTGATCCCTTCGCTATGCGCAAAGTTCTGGACTCTGGGCTGGGTTACTGGAACAGGAGGCGGTTGCTCTATTCGAGATGA TGATCTCGTATACATTGCGCCCTCAGGCGTTCAAAAAGAACTCATGAAGAACACCGATATCTATGTCATGGCTCTTTCTGAGCAAGATCCTAACcacaacaagctcaaccagCGCACTTATCTGCGATCTCCTCCCTGCTACAAGCCTTCTCAGTGCACCCCCTTGTTCCTTGCTGCTTTCACCCGCCGAGGAGCTGGCTGTTGTATACATACTCACTCTCAATGGGCTGTTCTGGTCACCCTCCTGTTAGAATCACAAGGCCCCGGAAAGGACCGAGTTTTCgagatcaacaacattgaGCAGATCAAGGGCTTTGGCCGTGGCATGAACAAGACAGGCAACCTGGGTTATCATGACACCCTTCGCATTCCAGTCATTGAGAATACTCCTCATGAGGAGGACTTAACCGAGTATCTTGAAGAAGCGATGGATAAGTATCCCGACACATACGCTGTTCTCGTCCGTCGTCACGGTGTTTACGTCTGGGGTGATAACGTTCATAAGGCCAAGACTCAATGTGAGAG CCTCGATTATCTGTTCCAGCTTGCCgttgagatgaagaagctcggcCTTCCTTGGATCAGCGAAGTCGAGCAGATTGCTCCCCAGCGAACATAG
- a CDS encoding ribosomal protein L44 has translation MITKFMTEVSAKFNPFSACAKPARLFLTFLPPNARANGTTITSTILPRTSKEPSSLRVKFKDGKELNFDCQKINIKGLVEEVDRHSRQLQKAADLTD, from the exons ATGATCACCAAGTTTATGACTGAGGTTTCGGCCAAATTCAACCCGTTCTCTGCCTGCGCAAAGCCAGCTCGTCTGTTTCTCACATTTCTGCCTCCGAATGCCCGAGCGAATGGAACGACAATCACATCAACCATCCTACCCCGAACTTCAAAAGAGCCCAGCTCCCTACGAGTGAAATTTA AGGATGGCAAGGAGCTCAACTTCGACTGCCAAAAGATCAACATTAAAGGACTGGTCGAGGAAGTAGACCGACATTCGCGTCAACTGCAGAAGGCAGCCGACTTGACCGATTAA
- a CDS encoding inorganic pyrophosphatase gives MASNYTVRKVAAPNTLEHRVYIEKDGQPVSPFHDIPLYANQEQTILNMVVEIPRWTNAKLEISKEELLNPIKQDIKKGKLRYVRNCFPHKGYLWNYGAFPQTWEDPNSVHPETKAKGDNDPLDVCEIGELVGYTGQVKQVKVLGVMALLDEEETDWKVIVIDINDPLASKLNDVEDVERHLPGLLRATNEWFRIYKIPDGKPENQFAFTGECKNKSYALDVVRECAEAWERLITGKTPAGGVSTTNVTVQNSPSRVSPDQLPPLPPNEDVPAEKIDASIDKWFFISGASA, from the exons ATGGCCTCCAACTACACCGTCCGCAAGGTTGCGGCTCCCAACACCCTCGAGCACCGAGTCTACATCGAGAAGGATGGCCAGCCCGTTTCTCCTTTCCATGATATTCCTCTCTATGCCAACCAGGAGCAGACCATCCTGAACATGGTTGTCGAGATTCCTCGATGGACCAATGCCAAGCTCGAG ATCTCCAAGGAggagctcctcaaccccatcaagcaggatatcaagaagggcaagctTCGATACGTCCGAAACTGCTTCCCCCACAAGGGTTACCTCTGGAACTACGGTGCCTTCCCCCAG ACTTGGGAGGATCCCAACTCCGTTCACCCTGAGACCAAGGCTAAGGGTGACAACGACCCTCTCGATGTTTGCGAGATCGGTGAGCTCGTTGGTTACACTGGCCAGGTCAAGCAGGTCAAGGTCCTCGGTGTCATGGCTCTCctcgacgaggaggagactGACTGGAAGGTCATTGTCATTGATATCAACGACCCTCTCGCCTCCAAGCTGAACGACGTCGAGGATGTCGAGCGACACCTTCCTGGTCTCCTCCGTGCCACCAACGAGTGGTTCCGTATCTACAAGATTCCTGATGGCAAGCCCGAGAACCAGTTTGCCTTCACTGGCGAGTGCAAGAACAAGAG CTACGCTCTTGACGTCGTCCGCGAGTGTGCTGAGGCCTGGGAGCGTCTCATCACTGGCAAGACCCCTGCTGGCGGTGTCTCCAC CACCAACGTCACTGTCCAGAACTCTCCTTCTCGCGTCTCCCCTGACCAGCTCCCCCCTCTGCCTCCCAACGAGGATGTCCCCGCCGAGAAgatcgatgcttccatcgACAAGTGGTTCTTCATCAGCGGTGCCTCTGCTTAA
- a CDS encoding Eisosome component PIL1-domain-containing protein has translation MSRFSFDASTSRHEPLCLESPIDVKPFSRNRALSIRSNKSKGNSGAGAGAKRGFSFNSLRGQVQPELSRKLFRLIKSENNLIGAHETAGRERVSIATQLSEWGEHTGDDSISDISDKVGVVLSEMGEQEDAYAHALDDSRAYLKAIRNTEKSVQPSRENKDKIADEIQKLKLKEPGSTRLPVLEQELVRAEAENLVAEAQLTNITRQKLKEAYAAEFAATIERAEKQIILAKHGRRLLELLDDSPVVPGDTRVPYQHSSQARQILNDAEDDLRDWRPEAEGFSTPVQSRSPTLEGKGKEPLAAGDNLSPVQSEAATVESETSPLEQRGTKSSVYAEVAG, from the exons ATGTCACGCTTCAGTTTCGATGCCTCTACTTCACGCCATGAACCATTATGCTTGGAAAGCCCGATTGACGTGAAACCCTTTTCTAGGAATCGCGCACTCTCCATTCGATCCAACAAATCCAAGGGCAACtctggtgctggtgccgGAGCCAAGCGGGgtttctccttcaactcACTCCGCGGCCAGGTCCAACCTGAGCTGTCCCGTAAGCTCTTCCGCCTCATCAAATCGGAGAATAACCTCATTGGCGCCCATGAGACCGCCGGCCGTGAGCGGGTTTCCATCGCGACTCAGTTATCTGAATGGGGTGAGCACACCGGAGATGACAGTATTAGTGATATCTCGGATAAGGTGGGAGTTGTCCTAAGTGAAATGGGCGAGCAGGAGGACGCATATGCTCATGCTCTTGACGATTCTCGCGCCTATCTCAAGGCTATTCGAAACACCGAGAAGAGCGTACAGCCCAGCCGCGAGAACAAGGATAAGATTGCCGACGAGATCcagaagttgaagttgaaggagCCTGGTAGCACAAGATTGCCTGTCCTCGAGCAGGAATTGGTGAgagctgaggctgagaaccTTGTGGCGGAGGCTCAATTGACCAACATC ACCCGACAAAAGCTCAAAGAAGCCTATGCTGCCGAGTTCGCTGCCACCATCGAACGTGCCGAAAAGCAGATCATACTAGCCAAACATGGCCGCCGTCTGTTGGAgcttctcgacgattcgCCTGTGGTCCCTGGTGATACACGAGTGCCTTATCAACACTCCTCCCAGGCACGTCAAATCCTCAacgatgctgaagatgacCTTCGAGACTGGCGACCCGAGGCCGAGGGCTTTTCTACTCCAGTTCAAAGCCGATCGCCAACCCTTgagggaaagggaaaggaGCCTCTGGCTGCGGGAGACAATTTGTCCCCTGTCCAGTCTGAGGCAGCTACAGTTGAATCCGAGACTTCTCCTTTGGAGCAACGGGGTACCAAGTCCTCCGTCTATGCTGAGGTCGCTGGCTAA
- a CDS encoding Ribophorin I, protein MKPFAITTALFSFVSFALAGATTDSKTSKVILPVDFKPPQVFKNANLVHVISLEKTYVKEQINVLVENVAKEPQTEYYVPFTAEQLPRIGGFEVKDRKDANAGPFVAETVEYDSLSDIQYYRIRLPTPLKPGAQQTLGITYYYLKAYTPLPAAVSQDDDQYLSFNFSVYAPSAYITKKQKTELKAASADVPDYTKLPGSGEVKEFPVKQGTKLIYGPFDEKPAGAVSPANVRFQFTKPVIHVKELDRLIEVSHWGGNIAFEEHYEMYHGGANLSDNFDRIKYSQHSLYRQHGVAGVRPSHYLDQLRIPLPGGSVDAYYTDVIGNVTTSTWRTDNRDALLVLKPRYPLFGGWRYPFTIGWNSDASNFLRKTTTGSFVLRIPFIEGPKQPEGVEYEHINVNVLLPEGAENVKFHTNIPESSIVSTSVDLTRTYLDTVGRTAVSIKARNLVDEFRDRQLIISYDAPLSSALRKPLVIFASAMVVFVTTWALGQVQVGFKPKK, encoded by the exons ATGAAGCCTTTCGCCATCACCACGGCGCTCTTTAGCTTCGTCTCCTTCGCACTCGCTGGCGCAACTACAGACTCCAAGACATCAAAGGTCATCCTGCCCGTCGATTTTAAACCTCCACAGGTTTTCAAGAACGCCAATTTGGTGCACGTCATCTCTCTAGAGAAGACCTACGTAAAGGAACAGATCAATGTCCTCGTCGAGAACGTTGCAAAGGAGCCGCAGACAGAGTATTATGTGCCATTTACTGCCGAACAGCTTCCTCGTATAGGAGGTTTCGAGGTTAAGGATCGTAAGGATGCGAACGCCGGACCGTTCGTGGCCGAGACTGTCGAGTACGATTCTCTCAG TGATATTCAGTACTATCGTATCCGACTGCCCACGCCGCTCAAGCCTGGTGCTCAACAAACACTCGGAATCACCTATTATTACCTGAAAGCCTACACTCCTCTCCCCGCGGCTGTTTCTCAGGACGATGACCAATACCTAAGCTTCAACTTTTCCGTTTATGCACCATCTGCCTACATCacgaagaagcagaagaccGAGCTTAAGGCTGCTTCGGCCGATGTCCCCGATTATACAAAGCTTCCAGGCAGTGGCGAGGTCAAGGAGTTTCCCGTCAAGCAGGGCACCAAGCTCATCTATGGTCCCTTCGATGAAAAGCCCGCCGGTGCTGTCTCTCCTGCAAACGTTCGCTTTCAGTTTACCAAACCGGTTATTCATGTCAAGGAGCTCGACCGTTTGATTGAAGTCAGCCACTGGGGCGGCAACATCGCTTTCGAGGAGCACTACGAGATGTATCACGGCGGTGCCAACCTTTCTGACAACTTCGATCGAATCAAATATTCTCAGCATTCGTTGTACCGTCAGCATGGGGTTGCAGGAGTTCGTCCTTCGCATTACCTCGACCAGCTGCGAATTCCTCTTCCGGGCGGAAGCGTGGACGCCTACTATACAGATGTGATCGGCAACGTCACGACGTCTACTTGGCGAACCGACAACCGAGACGCTCTTCTTGTTCTAAAGCCGCGATACCCTCTTTTTGGTGGATGGAGGTACCCTTTCACTATTGGATGGAACTCCGATGCTTCTAACTTCCTGCGAAAGACCACCACTGGTAGTTTCGTACTCCGAATTCCTTTCATTGAGGGCCCCAAGCAGCCGGAAGGCGTTGAATATGAGCACATCAATGTCAATGTTCTCCTTCCAGAGGGCGCTGA GAACGTCAAGTTCCACACCAACATTCCCGAATCATCCATCGTATCTACCTCGGTTGATCTGACCAGAACCTACCTCGATACTGTCGGTAGAACAGCTGTCAGCATCAAGGCGCGAAACCTGGTCGACGAGTTCCGAGACCGCCAACTTATCATCTCTTACGATGCGCCTCTCTCGAGCGCTCTTCGAAAACCTTTGGTCATCTTTGCCAGTGCCATGGTAGTATTTGTCACTACTTGGGCGTTGGGCCAGGTGCAGGTGGGATTTAAGCCCAAGAAATAG
- a CDS encoding hexokinase-domain-containing protein produces the protein MVGLGPRRPPSRKGSMADVPKDLADEIHKLEKLFTVEPAKLKEITDHFVSELAKGLSVEGGSIPMNPTWVMSYPDGYETGTYLALDMGGTNLRVCQITLTEEKSEFDILQSKYRMPEELKSGTSEELWEYIAECLYQFLETHHGDCSKLGKIPLGFTFSYPATQNYIDEGILQRWTKGFDIDGVEGKNIVPMFEEALKARGVPIKLAAIINDTTGTLIASAYTDTAMKIGCIFGTGCNAAYMEDCGSIPKIADLNLPADLPMAINCEWGAFDNEHKVLPRTAYDVTIDKESPRPGQQAFEKMIAGLYLGEIFRLILVDLHDNKAIHIFENQDIALLRKPYSLDASFLSAIEEDPWENLTETYDLFVKKLNLKPTRPELELVRRTAELIGTRAARLSACGVAAICKKKGYESCHVGADGSVFNKYPYFKERGAQALREILDWPAKTDKKAEDPIEVLTAEDGSGVGAALIAALTLKRINEGNMAGILHPENFK, from the exons ATGGTCGGTCTCGGTCCTCGACGTCCTCCCTCCCGAAAGG GATCGATGGCCGATGTCCCTAAGGATCTCGCCGATGAGATTCacaagctcgagaagctctttACGGTAGAGCCCGCTaagctcaaggagatcaCCGACCACTTTGTCTCCGAATTGGCCAAAG GCCTCAGTGTTGAGGGGGGTAGCATC CCTATGAATCCTACCTGGGTCATGTCATACCCCGATGGCTATGAAACCGGAACTTACCTGGCCCTGGATATGGGCGGAACAAACCTGCGAGTCTGCCAGATCACCCTGACCGAAGAGAAATCCGAGTTCGATATCCTCCAGTCCAAGTACCGCATGCCCGAGGAGCTCAAGTCTGGTACATCTGAAGAGCTTTGGGAATACATTGCCGAGTGTCTTTACCAATTCCTCGAGACTCACCACGGAGACTGCAGCAAGCTGGGGAAAATCCCTCTGGGTTTCACATTTTCATATCCTGCCACCCAGAACTACATCGATGAGGGTATTCTACAGCGATGGACCAAGGGCTTCGACATTGATGGTGTGGAGGGCAAGAACATCGTGCCCATGTTTGAGGAGGCCCTGAAGGCTCGC GGCGTCCCCATCAAGCTTGCGGCTATCATTAATGATACTACTGGCACATTGATCGCTTCAGCCTATACTGATACCGCCATGAAGATCGGCTGCATCTTCGGTACGGGATGCAATGCTGCTTACATGGAAGACTGTGGTTCCATTCCCAAGATTGCCGACCTAAATTTGCCCGCCGATCTGCCCATGGCCATCAACTGCGAGTGGGGAGCTTTTGACAACGAGCACAAGGTCCTTCCCCGAACTGCCTACGATGTGACTATCGATAAGGAGTCTCCTCGCCCTGGACAACAGGCCTTCGAAAAGATGATTGCTGGTCTCTACCTCGGCGAGATTTTCCGACTCATCCTCGTCGACCTTCACGATAACAAGGCCATCCATATCTTTGAGAACCAGGACATTGCTCTGCTACGCAAGCCTTACTCCCTCGATGCTTCCTTCCTGTCTGCTATTGAAGA GGACCCCTGGGAGAACCTGACTGAGACGTATGATCTcttcgtcaagaagctgaatCTGAAGCCCACACGTCCCGAACTGGAGCTCGTTCGAAGGACCGCCGAGCTCATCGGCACACGTGCTGCTCGCCTTTCGGCTTGTGGTGTCGCTGCTATctgcaagaagaagggttaCGAATCTTGCCACGTCGGTGCTGATGGCTCCGTGTTCAACAAGTACCCCTACTTCAAGGAGCGAGGAGCTCAGGCTCTGCGAGAGATTCTCGACTGGCCTGCGAAGACcgacaagaaggctgaggacCCTATTGAGGTTCTTACTGCCGAGGACGGCAGTGGTGTCGGCGCCGCCCTGATTGCCGCCCTGACCCTTAAGCGAATCAATGAGGGCAACATGGCGGGTATCCTTCATCCCGAGAACTTCAAATAG
- a CDS encoding S-adenosyl-L-methionine-dependent methyltransferase, translating into MAPKIDDSMPARISSDCPDEIREVLYHAWGHDRSGLQKLLKTTGKANAQDPKTGETPLHAAIRACGPASGDDDDQEEDGSVEEAKEIVHDLFLRGAIWNDVDSNNETPGCLALRLGRKPLYNLCVEAGVRAELLFALMGDYEALSSGSDDGDEEMEAEQDDEEAPQLVSAEDTAPPPEEPKFIPPDAQEKQVTSEEYLNSKLVYDDAKLVDSDLNGVMMAWETDIMRRSVAALIPDSAPGKRILNIGFGMGIVDGMFADLKPSRHHIIEAHPSVLEHLSKDESKFGPSWENSGPEEGAFKVHKGKWQDIVPKLLEDGEVYDAIYFDTFGEDYSQLRHFFSECIIGIMDQDGKFSFFNGLGADRKICYDVYTKVVEMQCADAGLDVEWEESDVDMSGLEMAGEGEWEGVRRRYWTLDKYRLPICTFMG; encoded by the exons ATGGCTCCCAAAATCGATGATTCTATGCCGGCGCGCATCTCCTCCGATTGCCCAGACGAGATTCGAGAAGTCTTGTACCATGCCTGGGGCCATGATAGAAGTGGTCTGCAGAAACTGCTAAAAACCACCGGCAAGGCAAATGCTCAGGACCCCAAGACTGGGGAGACACCCTTACATGCAGCTATACGTGCCTGCGGGCCTGCTTCTGGGGACGATGACGATCAGGAAGAGGATGGCTCCGTTGAGGAGGCCAAAGAGATAGTTCACGATCTCTTCCTGAGAGGTGCAATTTGGAACGATGTCGATAGCAACAATGAGACACCAGGGTGCCTTGCCCTTAGGCTTGGCCGTAAGCCTCTATACAACCTTTGTGTGGAGGCTGGAGTGCGAGCTGAACTCCTGTTCGCTCTTATGGGGGATTATGAAGCACTATCATCTGGTTCAGATGATGGTGACGAAGAGATGGAAGCGGAAcaagatgacgaagaggcTCCTCAACTGGTATCCGCTGAAGACACCGCCCCTCCTCCAGAAGAACCCAAGTTCATTCCTCCCGATGCTCAAGAGAAGCAAGTCACAAGCGAGGAATATCTAAATTCGAAACTTGTATATGATGATGCCAAGCTTGTCGACTCTGACCTCAACGGTGTCATGATGGCCTGGGAGACCGATATCATGCGCCGGTCTGTTGCCGCTCTGATTCCCGACTCAGCACCTGGTAAACGTATCCTGAACATTGGTTTCGGCATGGGTATCGTCGATGGCATGTTCGCTGATTTGAAACCCTCACGCCATCATATCATCGAGGCACACCCAAGCGTTCTTGAGCACCTCTCCAAGGATGAATCCAAATTTGGCCCTAGTTGGGAGAACAGCGGCCCTGAAGAGGGAGCCTTTAAGGTGCACAAGGGCAAGTGGCAAGATATTGTACCAAAACTACTGGAGGATGGTGAGGTTTATGATGCCATTTACTTCGACACCTTTGGCGAAGACTACTCTCAGCTACGTCACTTCTTCTCCGAGTGCATCATTGGCATTATGGACCAGGACGGCAAGTTTAGCTTCTTCAATGGCCTTGGAGCTGACAGAAAAATCTGCTACGACGTATACACCAAGGTGGTCGAGATGCAGTGCGCCGATGCAGGGCTCGATGTCGAGTGGGAGGAGAGTGATGTAGACATGTCTGGTCTAGAGATGGCTGGCGAGGGAGAGTGGGAGGGCGTACGGAGACGATACTGGACCCTAGACA AATACCGGTTGCCTATTTGCACATTCATGGGCTAG